The genomic interval TTTCGGAGTATTCTGCTTTCCTATGACCGAACTCAGCCAGGAAATCCACAAACGGCTCACCTTTGCGATCATTTCGCACCCGGATGCCGGTAAAACGACTATCACCGAAAAACTCCTCCTCTTCGGAGGAGCTATCCATATCGCCGGAGCCGTCAAGTCCGGCAAATCCGCGCGGGCTGCAGTCTCCGACTTCATGAAGATGGAGCAGGAGCGCGGAATTTCGATTTCCACTTCCGTAATGGGATTCGAATACCGCGGACGCAAGATCAATCTGCTCGACACTCCCGGCCACGCCGACTTTTCCGAAGACACCTACCGCGGCCTTTCCGCGGTCGATTCGGCCTTGATGGTCGTCGACTCGGTAAAGGGCGTCGAGGAGCGGACGAGGCAGCTGTGCGTCGTCTGCCGCATGCGGGCCACTCCGATCGCGACCTTCGTGAACAAGCTCGACCGCGAGGGCAAGGACCCCATGGAGCTGCTCGACGAGATCGAGCGCGAGCTCGCAGTGGAAGTGCGCCCGGTAACCTGGCCGATCGGACAGGGAAAGCTGTTCAAAGGCGTCTATAATCTCGTAGAAAAATCGCTGTACTTGTTCGCCGCGGGGCAGGATCATCTTCCCACGGACGCCATTCCGGTGAACGGGATCGACGATCCGCTGCTGGACGAAAAGGTCGGCTCGAGCCTCGCCCAAAAGCTCAGAGAAGACGTCGAGATGGTAAGCGGCGTGTATCCGGCCTTCGACAAGGACGAATACATGGCCGGCCGCGCGACTCCCGTGTTTTTCGGTTCGGCGCTGAACAATTTCGGCGTGCGCGAACTTCTGGACAATATGGTGGATATCGCTCCGTATCCGACGCCGAAGCAGGCGGAAGAGCGGATGGTGCTTCCTGAAGAGGCGAAGTTCACCGGCTTCGTGTTCAAGATCCACGCGAACATGAATCCTAAGCACCGGGACCGCATCGCGTTTCTGCGCATCGTCTCCGGCAAGTTCGAGCGAAACACGCTCTATTACCACGTGCGCGCGGGAAAGACGTTCCGGGCGGCGAATCCGACGGCTTTCATGAGCCAGGACCGGGAGATCATCGACGAAGCGTGGCCGGGGGACATCATCGGCCTACACGATACGGGCACCTTCAAGATCGGGGATACGCTGACCGAGGGAGAAGGGGTGAATTTCAAGGGCATTCCGAGCTTCGCTCCG from Teretinema zuelzerae carries:
- a CDS encoding peptide chain release factor 3, translated to MTELSQEIHKRLTFAIISHPDAGKTTITEKLLLFGGAIHIAGAVKSGKSARAAVSDFMKMEQERGISISTSVMGFEYRGRKINLLDTPGHADFSEDTYRGLSAVDSALMVVDSVKGVEERTRQLCVVCRMRATPIATFVNKLDREGKDPMELLDEIERELAVEVRPVTWPIGQGKLFKGVYNLVEKSLYLFAAGQDHLPTDAIPVNGIDDPLLDEKVGSSLAQKLREDVEMVSGVYPAFDKDEYMAGRATPVFFGSALNNFGVRELLDNMVDIAPYPTPKQAEERMVLPEEAKFTGFVFKIHANMNPKHRDRIAFLRIVSGKFERNTLYYHVRAGKTFRAANPTAFMSQDREIIDEAWPGDIIGLHDTGTFKIGDTLTEGEGVNFKGIPSFAPQIFRSIMNADPLKEKQYHKGLDQLAEEGVVQIFSKIHQPNARVLGVVGQLQLEVLQNRLETEYNASCKYEPIDVSIAHWVTSDDEKALKNFVEANIRRILVDIRGNYVLVSDSEWAFNRIHQNNPELRFYTTSEMVEKRA